From Rhodamnia argentea isolate NSW1041297 chromosome 10, ASM2092103v1, whole genome shotgun sequence, a single genomic window includes:
- the LOC115733330 gene encoding non-specific lipid-transfer protein 1-like → MARSALLKLACVLLACMVAAAPAARAAVTCGQVTGAMTPCIPYARSGAGPVPATCCNGIRSLNSAARTTPDRQAACKCLKSVSGSISGLNYGVVAGLPGKCGVSIPYKISPSTNCDSVK, encoded by the exons ATGGCTCGCTCTGCATTGTTGAAGCTGGCCTGTGTGCTGCTCGCGTGCATGGTCGCAGCGGCACCTGCGGCTCGAGCAGCGGTCACATGCGGCCAGGTGACGGGCGCTATGACCCCGTGCATTCCCTACGCAAGGAGCGGCGCGGGGCCCGTGCCGGCGACTTGCTGCAACGGGATCAGGTCGCTCAACTCGGCGGCTCGGACCACCCCGGACCGCCAGGCCGCCTGCAAGTGCTTGAAGTCGGTCTCGGGAAGCATCTCCGGCCTTAATTACGGAGTCGTTGCCGGGCTTCCTGGGAAGTGCGGGGTCAGCATCCCGTACAAGATCAGTCCCAGCACCAACTGCGACAG CGTGAAGTGA